GGCATTCTGGCTGATCCTGAGCTCCCAAGAGCTGGGAAGTCTTCCTGAGGTAAAGGGCATTTGTTAGTCACTGTGGGCTTTTTAAGGCCAGGGGGCTCTTTGGGTGTACTACAGACCACTAACGGCTTCTCTGAATGACCATTCATGACGGCTGTGGGTCTGTCAGGGTTGTGAAGAGCAGAGGATGATGCACTTGAGGTCTGCTCTGCTTCTGGCAGCTTTTCAGCGGGTGCCCTGGGGAAGGCTGTCTCCTGCGACAGGCGTGGGGACGATGGGCTCTGCTTCTCAACCCCCACCTTCTTCTTCTTGCTCACTTTCGTAAAGGTTTGTGAGGTAGAAGCTGCCAGCAAGGACGACACATCAAACATGGTTGGCGTGTTTCTGATCTCCTGGGTTGTCAGGCCGCTACCGCCGTCTTCATCGTCTGACTGCGGGAGCTTATTGCTCTTCTTGCTTCCTTTAGTGCTgtgcaaggaggaggagggtttTTTGGCTATCTGATTTACACAGGGGTTACTAATGGCTTTGACCACACTCTTACTAGAGCCATTGTTCCACGCAGATGTAATGTTAGTTACTGTTTTATTGTTAGGCCTCATTTTGGATACCAGAGCTGGAAAATCCTCCTCttggaaagctgttttctttgcagtcGTTGTATAGGTCAAAGACATCCCAGAAGAGATGGTGGGTGCTGCAGAGGATGACAAGCTTGGGAAATCTTCCTCTTTAAGCTTAACCACTGCTGGCTGGGAAGAGCTGTAAGAGAGGAAAAGCACATCCTGTTACACCAgtgctgcagagacagcacCACTCCGACAAGCAGCTCCACACCTCTGCACCCTTTCTCTATCACTTAGCGGGGGCACAACTGACCCAATGTTACAGGATGCAAACGTGCTCAGGCTTATGTTTGAACAGTGTCTGGAATGGGTGTCCTCTTGCTGGGTCACCAGGACCATGACAGCACACCTCACCTCGACCACACAGAGCTGTACACACAGGCGCACTTGAGCTGCCACATCCTGCAGAGGCACTGCTCTAATAATCACCCCTTTCAGAAGGTGAGGAATCTCAACTCCTTCAAGATAAGCTACAGCTTTATCAATGGCTGGAACGGAGAATATGGGGAACTTCCCATCACCAAAAGATCAAACAACAACTGCTGGCATTCATGCAGGTGACGAGCACAGAACAGCTCGAGGCAGAAGGGGGCCAGGGCAGCGGGGAAGCATTTGTGGTTTAAGTGCTGTGTATTCTCTCCAGAAGTGCTCAACACCAGGAAGTTTCTAaatctgctttctcctggctgcAGCCTTGCCCAGACTTACCCTTGCAGAGGTCCTGCTGCTGAACCGATGGCTGGAAAGTCATCCCGGCTTAAAGCACCATTAGCAGCTGCTTCTTTTGGAGCATGGACAAAAAGAGCAAAGAGACATTTTCAACTCAAACCCATTTGATTCGGAGCGGAGGCTATCAATGAACATGACAGCAGCATTAACAAGTCCTATTTTCAGCAGCTGGTGATGTCATTAACGGTGACATTCCAAAGGAACAATTTCTATCTGTGCATCACCACTTCCTTCAATTAAGTGCATTCACCATTATGTCACCCTGTCCTGGCTGCAACTTTCATGCTACTTAACATGAGGAAAGGGTTCATATCAGCCAAGTGCTTTGTGAGGGAACCTTCTACAGACCAAGAAGTCAATGCCCCAGCACTCCTGCTCCTCACCTCTGCCAGCAGCGAGCACTCAGCTGCCTGCATAGGGTCAGGATGTTCATCAGAGCCTCAGTGCTCCATCTAATGGATGCCAATGCTCCTTTGCTTGGAAAGCTGCTCCTTGGAGCAGTCCATCACACCTCAGCTGCACAGATGCCCAAGCTGTTCAGCAATTAGCTCCTGGACAGTCATTTTATATTGAAACATAACCCATTCCCATTTAGATTTGCCTTAGAATCCAAATCCCAAGCTGTGGGCTGATAAcatgcacacagcagaggttGGACGGGCCACTGGCAGAGACAGCCTTGCCTGTCATCCCCAGCTGAGCTGCACCATTAACCACAGAGCTCTCAGCCCATACTTAATCACACATACTGTTGGACATTAACTACATGTAAGATTTCTATCCAGCTCCACTTCAAGTATAACCTGCTGCAGGAATCCCAACCCACTTGGAAACATTTTACCACAACTCCATGTTGTTGGATTAAGGTTCTGCATAGCTCTATCCACATCCACCAGCTTTAGAGAACCCTGCATGGCATTTCCTGCTTTCCCCAGGCTGATCTCCAGACCCATCCCGCTGCACATGTTCCACACTAACCTGTAGCATCGTTTGAAGACTTTGGCACACGTTTGGAGCTGAGCACCTCAGAATCCCTCACGTCCTCTTTCCTACCTCTACTGCTGCTGTCCTCCTTGTCTTCCACCcgttttttctcttcttgccGTTTAGCTGCCACAGAGGCCCTGACTGCAGCTGCAACGTCtctgtcctcctcctccctgcaggaCAGGGCAGATTTTCTTGGTCAGACATTAAGCATCACCAAGCATCTTTGTTTCACTCCAGCTCTCACCTTTCCAGtcagctctggagcagggcCTGAGAAGGCTCAAGCCCACTTACTCCAACAGCCCTGCCTGGCACCGATGGGTGAGACAGGCAGCACTCACCCCCTGGATTTACAACCTTCTATATGTGCTAATAACAATCCAGGCCAGAAGAAACTGGGGTGAACTAAGAGACAGTACCTGTGGATACCCATCTCTCCCATTCGTTTTCAAACATACAAAATCATATTTGTAGGCCACAGTAATTCTCTGAAGCACGGTTTGTCAGGAACTCTTCACACGTGCATGATCCACATGTGACACTAACAAGTGGTTTGAGATGGGCTTTCTCCACCAGTGGAATCACCAGTAACAAGCCAGCCAGAAAAAGAAGGCTAGATGTGCACTATGTACAAGGCACAAAGTAAATCCACTTGGACCAAGTACGTAGTCAGCACGCAGGCATAGACTGAAAGCTAGTTCTGCTCTCAGCTAAGGATTCAATAGGGAGGCCTCTGAATTTTGTACTCACTCCCTTCCTACTGGTGCACCCAAACATTGTTAATGGGTAAGTGAAAAacacactgtgctgctcacctCTTGTATCTCCAGCTGCCTCTTCTGTTCTGTTGGCTTCCTCGGCCACCCAACCTGGCTGACCTCCCTTGCCTGTTGTACCTGTCAACTTCTTCATAGTCCTCTCCACTTACAACACCTAAACAGAAGGGATGGTTGATCACTCTCAGTTATTTCTCTGGGCAAAAAAAGTTATTAATCTGGGCATTAACTCAGTTATTAATCAGGGCATCACACCCTACctgaaaaaagcagaattacaCCAGTACAAGCAAGTCTATCCTGATTTCTTTCTGATGATTAAGCAGGCTGTATAGCCTTCAGGATTGAAGCATTACAATACAGTTTGCATTATATGGATTTATTGTAACCTGTGAGGCGAGTTTTGAGTAATTTTGGTTTTATGCAGCTCTCTGTATACAGTTCCACAAAGAAGTTATGTATCTATTGATCTTTGCACACCTAAGTGGGTATGCTACTCTGGCCTCATGGTCTACATTCATCACTAAGTTTACGTTAAATGTAACAGAAGTCATTCATGTAATTACAAACTAGAGCAGGAAGTCAGCAATTTTCCCAAAATTATGTATCTTCATTAAATccacaaaaggggaaaaaaatggcaacAATTCAGGTAGGAAGAGACCTCTGGTGTcctctgctccatccccctgccCAAAGCAAGGCAAGCTCTGACACAACATGAGATTGCCAAGGGCCCTTCAAGTTCTTCAAGGACCAACTCTGCAACCTCTGAGGATGCTGTCCCAGGACTTTCCCCCCCTCTTTGTACAGAACCATTCACCAGATGTCCTCGAAAACCCTTCAAAGCGGTCGAATGAACGTGTTCCCATCCACCTCATCCCCACTCACCCTCGTTCCTCCTCTGGTGCCGAGGAGTGTAGCTGAACTGCAGGTCTATCTGCCGGTTCTGCCTGGCCTCTGCCCTGTTCTTGCTGTGGCAGGCTGTTTTGTGAGCTTTGTAGTCTATCTCGGTGCGGAAGGCGTGGGTGAACTGCTCCGTGCTGCACCGGCCCTCCTCGCAAAGGAAGTGCTTCTCACGGAAGTGCTCCCGGAGGTATTCGTAATCACTGGGAAGAGAAGGGGCTGAGTTCAACCTTCCCAACACACTCTACGGATGCTGTATGGCCCCTCTTACAAGGTGAAGACAAGTCATGGTGGTCGGTTCTTTCTTTATTCCCAGGCAAGCTTTCAACTACAACCACTTGTGTACAGTCAACACAGACCCTAATGCATGATCCCAGAAGTAAACCCGAACCTACCGGCCGATACTCATCCCATCCAGCTGCACATAAGGGATGTATTTCATACAAGAAAGCTTCTACCTGGTTTGCACTGACTTGGGGAGCATGAGAGTTAACACACTAAGCTGCAGATAGCTGCTGCCATGctgcaaaatgcagctttttatGTTTAACAACTTGAAAACATGAATAGACAGGGCGTGAGTGCTGTCGGTTTGAGGAGCTGAAGAGACTGCAGCAACCTGCTCGCATTCCTGCACTGTCTCCAAGCACTTCTTCCCCCCTCAAATCCAAAGCAGATCCAAGCAATTTTCCCCTCAATATTtaagctgcaggaagaggaaaaagctcTTGCACGAACCTGTAGTATTCCTGAGCACCATCGGAGTCACAGAAATGACAGAAGTAGTGATCTCTCCTGAGGTGTTTCAGTAACTCGTCATTATCCAGGTACCGCTCATCACAGAATTTACACAGGGGGTGGCCGCGATGCGAGGTGTCATCCGGATCCCCATGGATCCGATGGCGAGCCAGGTCCTTTCGGGAATACCATTTCCGTTCATACGTAAAGATCTGGAGAAACAGATATATATGTGTTCCttcttgggagcagagacctaACTGGAACAAGCTGGGCTGTGCACAGCCTGCTTGCTTGCAGGAGTAGAAGATTCCCTTCAGAAGGATGCCATTTGCCAGCCAACACCTCAAACTTTCAGGGAATAGGAAACAAAACTCAAGTGATAGATCCAGATTAAATCCAACTTGCTTTTTAGTTTGGACACTGGAATGAGACCTGGTTCATCTTTTCCCCTTtcacatttcttctgctgtattaACATAGTGCAGCAAACTAAATTATAATCTCTGGTGGGGAAAACTCCTAAATATGTCTTTATGAACATGCAGTGCTTTGCGTATTTGGACTAAAAAAGCCCATAAACCACAAGTGAGCTCTTTTACTTCCCTCACATGGCAACTACCCCAAGATAGTTACATGCAAAGGATACAGGGAGCAAACCTTGTGTTACCACCCAAGCCAACCTTCTGTCCCTACCAACACACGAGCTATTTTGGTAGGACAGGTTCTGAAGATGCCAGGAAGATCAAGACAGCCTTGAGAACAGAACCTCCTTTATCCCTTGCCTGGACAAGGGCTGGTGACTTGCTCTGGGAAAAGCTTTACTTGGCTTTGCTCAAGTGTCAGAGCTTCTTTTCAGTGGGAACTTTTTATCTGTGAAAGAAGAATCTCTGCAACACACTGGAATTAACCCAAGCTCTAACGCAGTTTGTGAGCTCTCAGTGACAAACGTGTTCCGTCAGGGCTGGCTGCTTCAGCTGCCCATGGAAACACCGCAGCACCTGAGCTCAAAGGACACTGCACCCCAAAGGAGTGGTCTTGCCCTCCCCTGAACACTTCCCTTGAATTAGCTCCACTGATTGCAGGACCACAGGAAAGAGGCAAATCAATCCGCTGAGAAAGAACCCAGGCCAACCTGATCGCTTCTGGTTCCTGTCCCTTCTAGCAGCAAACTACAGCTCAGCTCTGGCATAAACCAACCGTGGCACTGCAGGATAAAGGCACTTCCCCGAGTTGATATTGAATTGGtttcaaagaaaacacacaacCCCATGTGTCATGAATTCTAAATATATGCATTCATGCATTAAATTCCCTCCTCCCACACTAAGGAATGCTGACAGCTATTAGACACAGAGGTTACCAGCCCCAGAATTCATTTAGcagtagctgctgcttttgtctgaTGTGTAATTCAGAAGTACAAAACCCACTCTAGGTTCCACCCTAAGTGGAATTCTGACTTTGAGACTGTGAAAAGGTATCACCTGGTGATATAACACCAGCCCTTCCCAGGGAAATTTGGGatgaagacaaagaagaaaggatGCTGATGGTGATGGCAAGATGAGCAGTTCTGAGGCTCAACACACGTCATCTTTTCTGCTATTGACAACTCAGCTTTCCTGTACCTGTTTTATCTTCAGCAGgttgtaaaatacatttaaagcaGCCCCTGGTCACATTCCGTGTGTGTGCACAGAGACCTCAGTTGCAGGCAACAGCGAGTTTCATTTCCCAATCAAGCCAATAAGATACAGGAAATTTGCTCTGACCAAATAAATACAACAATGAAATAGAATTATCTTTCATTAAAGCAGTGGGATGGATTCTCATCCTGTCCAGGATCTAACTGGAAATGCCACGTTCACTCTGATCCGAGAAATCAATCCATCACTCCATGGTGCATTCTGCTTCCTGAACTAGCATCAAATACTTCCTTCAGTTACAGTTTCAGCTCCTAAAATTGGGACAAGTATAACTCCGAACAGGCATCGGATCTCTACCATTAGAGTTCTGATAAAGTCTGCCTACGAGTTAGGATTAACTTCCCACCACACCACTGGGGTTTGGTATTTACATGTGGAGAGGAGCCAGCATCAGAAGGTTTTGAATATGGTTGGGTTTAATTTAACATTCAATGCATTGAGAACCTCCAGGCCTTCTCCATTAATCAGTTTATGGAAGAAGACAGAcataaaacaaagcaactgGCCTCATGCAGGCAGACAAAGGAAACTCTGGATGCTGTTCAGCCATTCCCTTCTTCCCACTCCCCAAAAGACTCCTGCAGGTTGTACAAGGAAGCATCCCTCCTTTCCACATGTTGACCCAGAATTATCTCACCTTTAAGTGTTTAACACAGAGTTTGCAACAGAAGAGTTCATGCTGCTTCCTCATGTGCTGTTCCAGATCTGCAAAGGTGTTGAATGGCTTCACATCTGGACACAAGGAGCatttgtgctgcagcagcttcctAAGGGACAAGAAAGATTGCCTGGAAATGATCCAATTCCCTCTCAGCAACCCCATACCTGTATCGAAAACCAAATGTTGCCTCAGTGGCAGAGGCTGTGTTTTCACAGCTCCCCAGCCGTTGGTACTGAGGTTAGTGGCCTGCTTATTCCAGGAATACTCTGTCATACAgcaggaacagaacagaaccAAATTACACAGAGGCTTGAGCAGTAAGAGAAGAGCTGAGTGGTCACAGGATAAGTAACACACTGAGTGTGCTGTACCACGTGTGCAACAAGCCCCTGGCTTAAACTGAAGATCCAGCTGATGCATGCAGCACTCGCATCCAATTTAATTACCCTTTCTACTGCCAGAAGCTGAAGAATACAGTGGGGAGAGATGAACAGGAAAGGATGGggggaacaaacaaaaaccccagtgATTCCCACCAAGAGCTGAGGTCGCAGGGCTCAGTGGCAGACCCCATTCCCCTGCACTGGCAGCAGGCTGGAACTGGCTgtgttttaaggtcccttccaacccaaaccagcccgTGCTTCTGTGAGTCTACCTAACAGCAATTCAAGCTTCACTGCTTCCCGCAGCAGCCATGCAAGGCATGAAAAGCCTTTCAGCAAGCTTGCTCTTGCTAAGGgaacaaaaagcaatttttgtTGACAGAGCAAGGTGTCAGTGAATCCAACACCCCAGCCCTGAGGAGCTGCTCCCTTTGCCACCCATGGAACTGAGCATTCCCACTGACTGAGCCGCTCCAGCCTCTTGTCCCTGTGCTGCGTGTCACCGCCAGCCACTCCAGtcccacaaaacaaacccacactgTTCTCTATAGCACACGTTTTCTGCCACGTAATGCAGACCAGAAtatgctgctgcagggacaggttACTGCAAGGATGCCAGGACTCACCTGTACAGTGCATAAATATCtccatctgtaaaataaatgtcGTATTTCTTCTCATGCTGCAGCTGGTTAAGTGCTATTGTAGAGAAGGACGTGAGCTTCCGTCCGAAGACAACCTGCAGGACAGGCAGCACAGGATCAGTGGGAGCACACTGGGGCTGCAGCCTTGGGGGGCTGGATAAACCCCTCAGCATAAACTCTCTCTGTCAGGAACTTCCTGCAGCCTGAAGCTTGGATGGCACCTGCGGAGCTTTGGGTGAGCCCCAGCTGGTTGTCACCACCCTCCAGTTACTGCTGGCCCCGAAGCTGTCAGCAAAGCCACCGTGACGGCTCCTTATCAACTTCCAGCCAAGGAGCCAGATTCCACAAAAGTGGATTGGACTGGGCTGGGCTTTGGATTTTGAACCAGATTAGGAAACACTTTTATGGTTGGTTTTGCTACTACACTTGCGCTGTGAGGAAATACCTTCAACCAATTCAAGCCCTTCTGCAGTGAGCGCTGCCAGGAGCCCCGCACTCGACTCCTCTCTACCTGCTGGTAGGAGATAACCCACAAACCAACAGTGTGTAAGTGAAGAGGGGCGTTACCCAGGGTCTGACGGGGAGACCACTGCTCCTGCTTCCCTTAACTACcaggaaagcaagaaacaaaacactacaTCACTTCCCAAATTATCTGTACCACTGACACCATTTAACTCCAGCTGGCAAGTGAGTACCATTCCCTTGCACTGCTGAGATGGGGGAGAGGATCAGAAAAGACCCTGTGGGTCGAGGTAAGGACAGTTTAATAATCAAAATGAAGAAGAATACACTAATTGagataacaaaaagaaagatgaatcaAAGCCAAGGTGGACAAGTGATGCACTGGACAATTGCTTTCCACCCACTGTCTGATGCCCAGCCAGTCCCCAAGCAGTGATCAGTTGCCCCCAgccaactccccccagtttctatactgggcctgatgtgctgtgctatggaaatCCCTTCAGTTAGTTCatgtcagctgtcctggctctgctgccctctggttcttgtgcccctcctcactggcagggcGTGAGCACcggaaagtccttggtcagggtaagCAACAACTACaccatcggtgtgttatcagcattgctccCAGACTAAGCCCAAATACAGCACTAGGGATTCCATGAACTCTACCCCAACCTAACCCAGGACAAAACCATACCCCTAAAGAGGGGACCTGCTCGCTCACAGCTGCTCCCACAGACCTCCCACAGCTCAGGTCTCACACTGCAGCCATTACAGCATCTCACCCTTCCTCTGAAGCTGCTGATCTGCTCCGGTGCACGTTCCCACT
The Lathamus discolor isolate bLatDis1 chromosome 6, bLatDis1.hap1, whole genome shotgun sequence DNA segment above includes these coding regions:
- the ZNF598 gene encoding E3 ubiquitin-protein ligase ZNF598 isoform X3 translates to MAASAGPADGPCVLCCGELDVVALGRCDHPICYRCSVRMRALCGVRYCAVCREELAQVVFGRKLTSFSTIALNQLQHEKKYDIYFTDGDIYALYRKLLQHKCSLCPDVKPFNTFADLEQHMRKQHELFCCKLCVKHLKIFTYERKWYSRKDLARHRIHGDPDDTSHRGHPLCKFCDERYLDNDELLKHLRRDHYFCHFCDSDGAQEYYSDYEYLREHFREKHFLCEEGRCSTEQFTHAFRTEIDYKAHKTACHSKNRAEARQNRQIDLQFSYTPRHQRRNEGVVSGEDYEEVDRYNRQGRSARLGGRGSQQNRRGSWRYKREEEDRDVAAAVRASVAAKRQEEKKRVEDKEDSSSREAAANGALSRDDFPAIGSAAGPLQGSSQPAVVKLKEEDFPSLSSSAAPTISSGMSLTYTTTAKKTAFQEEDFPALVSKMRPNNKTVTNITSAWNNGSSKSVVKAISNPCVNQIAKKPSSSLHSTKGSKKSNKLPQSDDEDGGSGLTTQEIRNTPTMFDVSSLLAASTSQTFTKVSKKKKVGVEKQSPSSPRLSQETAFPRAPAEKLPEAEQTSSASSSALHNPDRPTAVMNGHSEKPLVVCSTPKEPPGLKKPTVTNKCPLPQEDFPALGSSGSARMPPPPGFNTVVLLKNPPPPPGLSVPVSKPPPGFAVIPSTNITEPVTTPLKEPKSCHGSYLIPENFQQRNIQLIQSIKEFLQSDESKFNKFKTHSGQFRQGLISAAQYYRSCRELLGENFRKIFKELLVLLPDTAKQQELLSAHNDFRLKEKQSSSKPKKNKRNVWQTDSNSELDCSICPTCQQVLTQQDVGTHKALHMEDEEFPSLQAISRIIS
- the ZNF598 gene encoding E3 ubiquitin-protein ligase ZNF598 isoform X2, producing the protein MAASAGPADGPCVLCCGELDVVALGRCDHPICYRCSVRMRALCGVRYCAVCREELAQVVFGRKLTSFSTIALNQLQHEKKYDIYFTDGDIYALYRKLLQHKCSLCPDVKPFNTFADLEQHMRKQHELFCCKLCVKHLKIFTYERKWYSRKDLARHRIHGDPDDTSHRGHPLCKFCDERYLDNDELLKHLRRDHYFCHFCDSDGAQEYYSDYEYLREHFREKHFLCEEGRCSTEQFTHAFRTEIDYKAHKTACHSKNRAEARQNRQIDLQFSYTPRHQRRNEGVVSGEDYEEVDRYNRQGRSARLGGRGSQQNRRGSWRYKREEEDRDVAAAVRASVAAKRQEEKKRVEDKEDSSSRGRKEDVRDSEVLSSKRVPKSSNDATAAANGALSRDDFPAIGSAAGPLQGSSQPAVVKLKEEDFPSLSSSAAPTISSGMSLTYTTTAKKTAFQEEDFPALVSKMRPNNKTVTNITSAWNNGSSKSVVKAISNPCVNQIAKKPSSSLHSTKGSKKSNKLPQSDDEDGGSGLTTQEIRNTPTMFDVSSLLAASTSQTFTKVSKKKKVGVEKQSPSSPRLSQETAFPRAPAEKLPEAEQTSSASSSALHNPDRPTAVMNGHSEKPLVVCSTPKEPPGLKKPTVTNKCPLPQEDFPALGSSGSARMPPPPGFNTVVLLKNPPPPPGLSVPVSKPPPGFAVIPSTNITEPVTTPLKEPKSCHGSYLIPENFQQRNIQLIQSIKEFLQSDESKFNKFKTHSGQFRQGLISAAQYYRSCRELLGENFRKIFKELLVLLPDTAKQQELLSAHNDFRLKEKQSSSKPKKNKRNVWQTDSNSELDCSICPTCQQVLTQQDVGTHKALHMEDEEFPSLQAISRIIS
- the ZNF598 gene encoding E3 ubiquitin-protein ligase ZNF598 isoform X1, whose product is MAASAGPADGPCVLCCGELDVVALGRCDHPICYRCSVRMRALCGVRYCAVCREELAQVVFGRKLTSFSTIALNQLQHEKKYDIYFTDGDIYALYRKLLQHKCSLCPDVKPFNTFADLEQHMRKQHELFCCKLCVKHLKIFTYERKWYSRKDLARHRIHGDPDDTSHRGHPLCKFCDERYLDNDELLKHLRRDHYFCHFCDSDGAQEYYSDYEYLREHFREKHFLCEEGRCSTEQFTHAFRTEIDYKAHKTACHSKNRAEARQNRQIDLQFSYTPRHQRRNEGVVSGEDYEEVDRYNRQGRSARLGGRGSQQNRRGSWRYKREEEDRDVAAAVRASVAAKRQEEKKRVEDKEDSSSRGRKEDVRDSEVLSSKRVPKSSNDATEAAANGALSRDDFPAIGSAAGPLQGSSQPAVVKLKEEDFPSLSSSAAPTISSGMSLTYTTTAKKTAFQEEDFPALVSKMRPNNKTVTNITSAWNNGSSKSVVKAISNPCVNQIAKKPSSSLHSTKGSKKSNKLPQSDDEDGGSGLTTQEIRNTPTMFDVSSLLAASTSQTFTKVSKKKKVGVEKQSPSSPRLSQETAFPRAPAEKLPEAEQTSSASSSALHNPDRPTAVMNGHSEKPLVVCSTPKEPPGLKKPTVTNKCPLPQEDFPALGSSGSARMPPPPGFNTVVLLKNPPPPPGLSVPVSKPPPGFAVIPSTNITEPVTTPLKEPKSCHGSYLIPENFQQRNIQLIQSIKEFLQSDESKFNKFKTHSGQFRQGLISAAQYYRSCRELLGENFRKIFKELLVLLPDTAKQQELLSAHNDFRLKEKQSSSKPKKNKRNVWQTDSNSELDCSICPTCQQVLTQQDVGTHKALHMEDEEFPSLQAISRIIS